The sequence below is a genomic window from Aureispira sp. CCB-E.
GACACCAATTCTATCCCTTTCTCTACCACCATTCGCTGAACAGACTGCGTTCTTACGTGTGCATTTTGAATATAAGGTCCGGTTTGTCCTTGCAAGTCGATTGATTGCTTAGGATCAAATGTCATGGTTTTTCTAGGCTCTACTTTTAAGATATAAAATTTCAAAGCTCCCAAAGCAACTGCCTCCCAAATTTTCACCTTTTCAGCTTCCGTTAACTCCGTCAATTTCTCTCTACTTTCAGATTCCGCTTTTACATTTGCAATAACATCAGCCATCAAATGATCGGCATCTACTACCGTTCCCTCTCTAGATTTCATTCTACCAGTTGTCAAATTGACCATTCCGTATGACAAGTGGTGACAATTATTGGCAAAGCTATGCCCCAAACGTTTCAAGGTTTCAAACAACACCTTAAAATGATAATCTTGTTCATTCCCCACAACATACACCATTCTATCCATTCCAAAATCTTGGAATCTCAAAGCAGCAGTTCCCAAGTCTTGTGTAATATACATAGATGTTCCATCACTTCTCAAGACCACTTTTTCATCCAATTTGACATCGGTCAAATCTATCCAAGTAGAACCATCATCCTTTTTAAAGAAAATAGAGTTTTCAGACTTCAATTCATCAACGACCAATTGTTTGCCCGACAGATAGGTTTGGGATTCGTAATACAACTTATCAAAATTAACCCCTAAGGTTTCATAGGTTTCCTTAAACCCTTCATAAACCCAGTTGTTCATTGTATTCCAAAGGTTTTTGATTTCTGCATCATTTGCCTCCCATTTTTGAAGCATATTCTTAGCTGCAGTCCCCAATACACTATATTTATTAAAATACTTATTCTTATAAACCTCTTTATAAAAATAGTTTTTCAAATTGTATTTAAGGCTTAATTCTTTTTCTGTTGGAACAGGAATATCATTTTTTTCTGCCTCTTTTATTGCTTTTTGCTTTTGCTTTTCAATGGCTTTTTCTGCTTTTTTAACATTCTTTTCATTGGATAGCCATTCTGTCAAATGCTGCTGACCAACTTCTGTTTCTTGCCAAGCCGAATACTCTTGTTGAAAATGCTTTTCAAATTCCACATAATAGAAACCAACGAGATGATCTCCTTTCATTTGGCTAGAGGCAGGTGTTGCGCCATTACCCCATTTTTGCCAAGCCAACATCGACTTACAAATATGAATCCCCCTATCGTTGATAATTTGAACTTTTTTCACATCGTATCCCGCTGCCTTAAGAATTTCAGCCGTTGCATAGCCCAAAAGATTGTTTCTAATATGCCCTAAATGCAACGGTTTATTCGTATTTGGAGAAGAATATTCGACCACCACCGTTTCGTTTTTTGAAGGATGTTGTCCATAAGCTTCACTTTTTAAAACCTCTTTCACAAAATCGGTCCAATAGGCATCTCCTATACTCAAGTTACAAAAACCAGGTCCCGCCGAAATAGCATTTGCAATCACCTTGCTTTGCGCCATTAACTGAGTAGCCAATTCAGCAGCAATCTCGTTAGGTTTCTTTCCTAATACTTTGGCAAAAGGAAATGTGATGACACTATAGTCTCCTTCCAAGTGCTTGGGAATTTGTTTGATTTGAACCTGATTTAGTTCTATTTTTTTATCATAAAGCGTTTCAATGGCTTTAGATACATTTTCCTTTATTGTTAATTCTATGTTCATGTTACTCTTGTTAATAATTTGCTAGACGTTGCCTTTTCACTATTTAAAATCAAGATCTTTAAAAGATAATAATCCTATCTGCTTCTAGTTTCACAAAGATAATGATATAAACCATTTTAACAATAAAAAATTCCCTTTGCCCAGAATACAGCACTTCCAATAAAAACAAATGCTCTACTCCTAAGACAAATATTTCCTAAGAGCAGAGCATTCTATTCAAAGCTTAAAAAGCTATTTCGGTCCAAAAGGATTTTTAAATTTACCAAAAGGATTTGTTTTTTTATCGTCTCCTTTTTTGTTCCCATCTTTGTTTTTATCTCC
It includes:
- the argS gene encoding arginine--tRNA ligase; translation: MNIELTIKENVSKAIETLYDKKIELNQVQIKQIPKHLEGDYSVITFPFAKVLGKKPNEIAAELATQLMAQSKVIANAISAGPGFCNLSIGDAYWTDFVKEVLKSEAYGQHPSKNETVVVEYSSPNTNKPLHLGHIRNNLLGYATAEILKAAGYDVKKVQIINDRGIHICKSMLAWQKWGNGATPASSQMKGDHLVGFYYVEFEKHFQQEYSAWQETEVGQQHLTEWLSNEKNVKKAEKAIEKQKQKAIKEAEKNDIPVPTEKELSLKYNLKNYFYKEVYKNKYFNKYSVLGTAAKNMLQKWEANDAEIKNLWNTMNNWVYEGFKETYETLGVNFDKLYYESQTYLSGKQLVVDELKSENSIFFKKDDGSTWIDLTDVKLDEKVVLRSDGTSMYITQDLGTAALRFQDFGMDRMVYVVGNEQDYHFKVLFETLKRLGHSFANNCHHLSYGMVNLTTGRMKSREGTVVDADHLMADVIANVKAESESREKLTELTEAEKVKIWEAVALGALKFYILKVEPRKTMTFDPKQSIDLQGQTGPYIQNAHVRTQSVQRMVVEKGIELVSYDHYQLSDVERDILVLVHELPSTIEKAAQNYNPADIANYLYDLAKEFHKFWGNTTILDAANPAATSFRLDMSKAVAVALKAAGQLIGMQMPDRM